attatttttgctaataaaattgcagagctcgtcaaaagaaccaaagacttgttgatccaaaccaaggcttttattagcaaaagacaggagctcttcacaggtgggtgaccagtccggaatgatctgacctggctagggacacaaccctttaaggcccagacagtaggcgtggctaagctctgaGCCAATCGCTGTCAGCACAgccattacatactctagattctgtaactatatacattggtgataggtctgtactatcacagctggCTACTTGGCCTGAATATGTCTTGATTGTCTGCATGTGTTGtcttatgtctggctgtgtgcctgcgtgttttgcaccgaggaccagagaacgctgtttcgtcgggtgggACTCGGGCAAtccgatgacaataaatttgacttgacccAATGGGTTGGAAGTATTTTATATCTGGACTCTTTTATCACAAATGTTGTTAAGCAACTTGCTTGCAAAAGCAATAATACGAGTAGGATGCAATTTCTATACCACATTAAAAGGTTTCAGATGTCTGCAGTTCAACCAATGGCACTGTCTAATTATGGTGTATGAAaggtaaaacaattttttttagcgTTGGATTGACATAAAATATATGTTTCTGTGAATTCTAATGGTAAATTATTTGCAAACCTGGAGTCATCATTTAGTCCatttttggggtggtgggggggcttGAGAAACATCCTTAACCTCTGGGAAATGTCTGTAAGTTTCTACCCCATGAGCTAATCCTTTAATATGGATAACAACTCATTTGATGTATTTTGCCTCCTGTGCAGGTGGATTCAAGTTTACAATTAAATATAATTGTTCCTCCTTTGAACATAAAGCCTGTCGTGGAGGATAAGGCACAGAAGAATTTACTCTTTTCTGAACATCTCAATGAACTTGGCGAATATTGCCATCCCTAACTGAGGGAGTGGATAAGTCCATCCCTAACTGATAAGCAGTTGTCCAGCCGGACATTTTTAACAGCGGCCTCCACCCGCAACCTCACTTGAAAAAGGCGGGCACAAAGTCAGATTGACTCGAGGAATGAGCCAATAGCAAATCGGAACCAAtgaaggaaccccccccccccccgctctcagccaatcaagtGGCGAGCTTGCGATTCCCGGTGGTTTGGTTGAGACCGACCGGGACCTGCGAAGCGCCGCACGATGTCGGAACGCAAGGTGTTAAATGTGAGTACGAAGCGGCGCCCAGGCGGCCGCCGGTGGGCTCTGTGCAGCCGGCACCGCGGCCGAGGCCTTGTGCTGGCTGGGTGTCCACTCGGAATCGTGGACGTCGCCCACTCCCTCCTGTTCAACCCTATATCCCTTCCCCCGGCACCCAGTCATCACACATCCTACATTACCCCCACACGGCTACTGTCACTCCTCCCATACTCCAGTCCTTCCTCTAGTCTCTACCCCACCCAGTttcactcccacagcctctttcCCCACTGCCCCCATTCAAACCTTGTACCACTACTCTCCCCATcaactacccacccccccccccccccccatctactcCTTGTGATTAAGACAACCTCAAAGCTGTAGTCGGTTATATTGTGGGACTTTTTGGCCCATAACCCTGTTatgcccaattgacttacaacctatGATATAGTGGGTGGAAACCAATGCTCCCAGggacttggggagaatgtacagctcCTTCGAGACAGCACAAGGTTTGAACTTCGGTCCTGTTCgttggcattgtgctaactgtgccaactTGGAGCTTAATATTCCTTTTAAATCCAGTCCACGGTGGTGGATAGATACCATTTTACAGGAAACGATCATGATCCGGTGCAAAAACATTGGAATGACTAGGACAGGCAAAAGGACATAAATGTTCTGAGATTTGGACAGGATGGGAGGAATAGGTAAGTAAAGAAGCTCTGAATCTGTGCCAACTATCAACCATGCATTTACACTGATCCTGCATGatgtttttattctccccacattttcaTCAATTCTCACCAGATTCTCCCACACACCAATTAACAATGGCCACTTATCCCACTCatcagcatgtctttgggatgtggaagaaaATTGGAGCACCCGTAGGGAATGCACGCACAATGAGAGCGCGCAAGCTCTACGCAGACAGCACCAGACGTCAGGCTCGAACTGGTCTCAGCCACTGAGAGGCAGTGCAAATGGAGCTGCAACATTGACTTTATTAGGTTGCCAAACCTTACTTTGATGCTGTCTATCAATTCCAACATCTGAACTTATTTATAGGTATACGAGAATATACTGAAGGAGTTTTATTACTGAATGGTTCCTGTGTGCTCTCTCTCCCCAGAAATACTACCCACCGGATTTTGATCCATCAAAAATACCAAAGCTCAAACTTCCCAAAGATCGACAATATGTGGTTCGATTAATGGCTCCTTTCAACATGAGGTGGGGAAAATAATAGACCAGGTGTCTAGTTTAATTTTGTACttcctttgaaaatatttgtaaaaacactcaatgtctctgaagggcctCACTTTTGCTTATCGATCTTGTTTTAATAATGGTGCTGAATTacttggtgactctttgtttggctTTGAATGGAAAACAAAGGAAAGCTTTTATGTATCTTGTGTACATGGCAATAATTATAATCTCAAAATTGATTTAATACAGACTTTATTGCCCTGAGAGAGTTGAAAAACTGTTCATCTGAGAATAATTTTATTTCAGGGTCTGATCTAATCCTCCATTTAAATCTTCAACTTTGACCCAATTCTTTTTGTTATTATTTGATTTGGTGCATTATAAATATCTAAATGCTTGGAAATGtaacaaaaagaaaaacataacCCTCTGCTCGTCATCTCTGTTAggcctttttttcctttcttatccAATCTGCCTTGCAAACCCATTTAAGCTAACCATTACCAAACTGTTGCTTCTAGTCTTGGCTCACTCTGCTTTTGATCTTGAGTAGAATAACGTAAGAATCAGAAGGCCAGTCAGCCTCTCGAACTTGTTACTATTCATTAAGATTATGGGTTAACCATTCCTGGTCTCAATACCATTTTCCTGTGTTCACCCCATGTTCATGGCTTCCTTATAGCTTCACCTTGAATATGTTCAACAACTCTGCCTCCACAGGGTAGAGAATGCCAAGGATTTGTGACACTCTAAGAGatgaaattcctccttatctcttaCTTAAACAGGAAATCCCTTTATTCTAAAGCAATTTTTGATACCCTCACAAAAGAAACATTCTCTGAATCCACCCTGTTGCTGTCCTTCAGAATCttgtgtttcaatgagatcacttcCTTTGTTCTCCAATAAGTACAACTTAAACTTTCTTCAGGTGTGAAAATCTTATTCCAGAAATCACTCCAGTGAACCCTTTCTCCACTATCTCCTATAATTGCATCATTCCCAAAACTGTACTCcatggtgtggtctcaccagtattcTATGAAGTAGCATTAAAATGTTATATTGAgtctgaagtgatgcactttggaaggttgaagCAAGAAAAATTATCTTTCAATTTGCTTTTTTAATTACTTTGGCTGCATATACTAGGATCCTTACATCCCTTTGAATTACGGTATATAGCAGTTTCAATCTATTTAAATAGTTTACCTTGCTTTCTAACCCACCAGTTTTTGATCATCCATAAATTTTCATCCGTCCCGATTAGCATAGTGGTTtgtgtaatggttagtgcaatgtgaTTACAGTGTTAATGGCCCTAATTCGAATCCAGCATCCAGCAacaggagtttgtatgatctccccatgtctgcgtgggtttcctctgtgtgctccggTTTCACCTATCCTTCAAAATGTGCgagggttgtcggttaattgggcagAAGGgcaagttaccatgctgtatatctaagttAAAatttagaattagaatttattgttttgcggCTACATTaccagtgtaaacattcatataaactatTTTACatcaatgaataaaaatagtgcacgaaaagttaaATTAAGGCAATGTcattggttcactgatcattcaggaatcccatggcggtggggaagaagctgtccttgtgctgctgaatgcttgtcctcaggctcctggaccttttttcctgatgatagcagaatgaagaggcatggcctgggtggtgggggtccttgaagatagaggctgctttcttaagacaccgcctcttgtagatgacctcaatggagtgaagtctggtgccaagttaataaccctctggaagTTTTTTTCTCGTGCTGagacagtgacgcaaccagccaggatgttcttggtggtacacctgtaaaagtttgagagtcttcagtgaaatTGTTCCTCAATGTACTGTCTGTCCCTAAACAAATCCTGATACATATAATCTACAGATTCTTAAGACTTTCCTTGCCTCTTTAATTTGGATGGTTATCAAAACCATCCATGCAGTCTCCTTCGTACACCTTATTATTTCCTGATTGCGTCCTAAAGGTATATCTATTGATGTGCAGCCAAGATGCTGCTACTTTTCTATATCCACTCTAGCTACTACTATATCTTGAGCTTCTGAGCCAATATAATTTCTCACCACTGTAGTCCTGCTCCAGGATGGGTGTGATgggtggggaaaagacaggtaggtggagttgagtcgatgatcagatcagccttgatcttattgaatggcggagcaggctcgacaggttgGATAGCCTACTCCTGTAcctattccttttttttccccaaatgatAAAAGTGGTTATGTTGTGCTTTCACCATGTTAATGAAACAACAGGGTTAAAACTGTCCTGGAGGCATTGTGAGATGGTGCAGCCCCTAACCAGCTTCATTTGGTAGCAATCCTTGGCACACAATTAGATTTCTCCTTTTTGTCTCCAAAGAATCAAGAATGTTTGTGCTGAGATTTATTTTAGTGAAGGTAAATGAGTTTTTGCTTTAAGGGAATTTATCTGTTTGTCTTTTTAACTCGTAAACATGATGATTTGTTTGATTTCTATAGAAAGAAATAGATATGGTATGTGAAGCAGTTCTTTCAGCTGGTTTAGTTAAGGAAAGCCAAACTCAAGCTAGGGAGAATCAGAGTcaaacagctcagaaacaggccctttggcccactattTACACCTACCACCAAGCATCTGTTTGCACAAATTACATgcaaaatcaattttaatctcTCCACATACCCATAACTCAACTGAGGTTCTACCACATCTGCAGACCACGCTAGCTATCAGTTGCCAATTAACCCTATCCGCCCACATCCCTCTGAAACAAGGGtgaccaactttttaatttttaatttaaatatgcagcatggtaacaggtcatttcagcccatatggggtgggggtaggttagttgggtgccatggacttgtgagccaaaatgacctgttgctgagctgtttgtctaaattaaaaattggatTGACCAATACTACTCTTGAAGTTgcaagaggaaactggagctcccagaggaaacctgtGTGGTCATAGGGAGAATCTGTAAATAGCACTGAAGGCCAGTGTACTGAGTTGCTCGAACTGTGAGGTAGGTGTTTGTTTGGTTCTTGCTACATTACCGTACTGCTGCCCTCGCCCTAATTTCTCCTCCTCAGCTTTGCATTTGTAGAACCCTATAGTGCATTACAGGCTCTTTGGTCctgaatgttgtgccaaccaatatataccttttttaaaaaaaaaagtactaaaccatccctaccctgtaaccctctctttttcttccatccatgtgcctgtctaagagtctcttaaatgcccttaatgtttcagcctccaccaccacccctgtcaaggaattccaggctcccacaatgctctgtatttatataaaaaaaaaccctgatgtctcccttaaacaaccccccccccaccaacacccttcactttgtcctcgtgtcctctggtgtttgcttgctattcctgccctgggaaaaaggcactggctgtccaccctatctatgcctctcataatcagacattttttttcccagataaTAGTGGATCAACGGAATTGGTTGCCAATTTGTACAGTAAATGCTAATTCACTGCATTCCTTTTGGAGCAACCAGAATCTATTATAACCACAGTAAATACTTGAAAACCTCAGTAGGCCCGGGCAGCATAATATAGACAGAGAAAAAAAGTTTCACGCCAACTGACGCTGATGAAAGGTCATCCACCCGAAAtgttaaaactgtacacaatgctgaGTATCTCCTGTAGTTGCTGATTTTGcctcaaatttccagcatctgccatatgttttgcttttaaaaattaatctgtttgATCTTTGAGAAGAAACAATCTTGTAGAAGAGTTGGCTTTCCTGAGATATTATCACTAGTGTATCTCTGAAAtggtgtatctcagaaattttccaAACTAAGTTCTATGAAATGTCATGCCTTTTTGATCCAAATTCAATTAAGTTCCTGGCGGCCAAAAGCATTGGGAATATCtacctttttctaaaaaaaaaagtactaaactatGTGCTGCACCATAATTGTTTGGGACTGTTTTGGATAATCTTATCTATTTCTGTTTTGCCATTCTTCTTGTGTCAGATGTAAAACGTGTGGAGAGTATATTTATAAAGGCAAAAAGTTCAATGCGCGTAAGGAAACTGTGCAGAATGAAGTCTACCTGGGACTGCCCATTTTTCGTTTCTACATCAAGTGTACACGATGTCTGGCAGAAATTACATTTAAGGTAAATATTTCTGCAGCTTACTTTTGCTTCACTTGTTGTTTCCTTATCCCAGGTTATATTTGTACTCAATTCAATcaggacaagaaagaaaagaggttCTACGGAGGAATGGCATTGTTTATTGCATGTAATCATCCTGTCCCCAGCATATGACAGCAGGAGTTCCAAGACCCAGGCATCTTTAGCTGCTTTATTACTGACCTCTCTTGCATTATAAAGTCGGCGTTGTTCAGCAAATAAAGCAGTCCATGACCTGCATACAGCAAGATCTAGATAACATTCAATCACGACCATTAACTGCTAGGTAACGCATGTGGCAGAACAGGTGGCATGTAGcagagtccatcctctcctggtgtcttattatttggtaatttttttattatctcttgtatttctactgttccaaatggttctgttaatttaatttgttcctctatttgtagttttggtagttcaattttagtcaaaaattcatctattttcccttctttcccttcgttttcagttcggtataaatgttcatagaattctctgaagttttccttaatttctttcggattatatgtaatttgtttgtcttttttccttgttgccaataccattttcttagtttgctctgtcttaagctgccatgctaagattttgtgtgttttttcacctagttcataatatttctgttttgtcttcattatattcttctccaccttatatgtttgtaatgtttcatattttatttttttatctgccaattctcttttagttgtatcttccttcattgctaaatttttttctatgtttactatttcccttcccaactgctctgtttagaaaggtacagattaatgaggaacaATTGACATGGATTTGTTAAGCGATTATCAACTGTGAATTCAAGGGTAAGAGGAAGTGTCGCTGATGTTTGATGTAGTTTGTTAGCCTTTAGCATGGCATCTGATAAGATCTTACATGGTAGACTGCTTTAAAATACTAGGAGCCAAGTTGGcagtgaggggcgggggggggggggtcgtggtgACGGCAAAGGGGGTTGAATGACAAATGGCCTCTGAAACTGGCTTGGTTTGGTTGGAAGCAAAGAGTAATGAAAATTAAatgaactgcaaatgctggaaatctgaaatcaaaacaaaaagTCCTAGCAATACTCCAACACTCAACAAGTCTAAGACCTGACCATTTAATCCCTTGACCCTAAAGCAACCCTGGAGACTCTGTGAttatagtgaaaacacagaaatgctggaggaactcaccaggccTTGCcacctccataggaggtaaagatatataattgatgtttcgggcctgagccctccttcaagagtaaaaaagcaggcagatgtctgagttataaggctggggagaaggaaagaaagggcggtggtggcggtgggggggggggggggggggaagcatagACCAACGGATGAAAGATGATAATTGGACATTGTAAGTTGGGCAGGTGAGAAATGATCATGAAATGGGGAGGCTCTGTAAATGCACATCtgggggaaaggaggcagagggaaaaggaaagagaaggtgctagaggaaaggagaaatggggatagatggggtgaaggggagagagtTAATGGAAAACCGGAGGTCTATGTCATCAGGTTGGATGGTTCCCAGGCGGAATATGCgtcgttcctccaattttgtGGTTGTTGTCGTGGTCTGGCAGTTTGTGGGACCTAGGACAGAAATgtctgcaagggaatgggacggggattTGAAATGGCTTGCCCtgttgggagatccctgctattgcggtcgcccagtctctccaatgtagagaccaCCACAACCGGAGCATTAGATTCAGTTGATGACCCCTGATCCTGTTTGGACTTGAAATATCagctgtttctcttttcacagatgctgctttacCTGCAGAGTTTCTAGTGTTTTCTGTGTTTGTAGCAAGGTATAATGATTCGTGGGAAATTTTGTGACTTCTCACCCATGTACTTTGTTTGACATGTGTTTTGATCGCTGCCATACTTCTACTTTTGTAGACTGATCCTGAGAAAACTGATTATGTGGTGGAGCATGGAGCAACTCGGAACTTTCAAGCAgagaaactgctggaggaacaggaGAAACAAATACAGAAAGAACGGGAAGAGGAAGAACTGAACAACCCAATGAAGGTATTGCAAATTATTTACAACACAGAAGCAGATCACCCTGCCTTTCAGGCCTTCCTATAGCCCATGAGTGCCCATCTACCCCACCCTGAATTACATACTCTACTATTCTTGTTGAGCAGATCTTTTTGAACTTCAAGCTTATCTTGGATAAAGATTTGGAAAGGAAATCACTATAAAGGCTATGCCATATTCAGCAAACTTTGAAACAATTCAGACACCATATGAAGGTTTTAGTTTTAATGGTgaagttcttttttaaaaagggggTTTGAGAAATGAAGAGCAAAGGTAAACATACTCATGACCAAAGGCCATGTGTCTATTGAAAATGCAGGTTTGATTCAAGCTGTACCAAATATGTTCAGAAAACAAGTAGGCCATCCAAAAACTGGTTGTCTTTTGGGTAGATTATGGCTGACCTGTATTTTGACTTAATTTAGCAAACTGGCTTGAAATGAAATTTTACATGTACATTTTCAGTTGACCCAACCTTTTTAAGGTGAACGTTATGGATTTCCACTAAGACTTTCTGAAATAACCTGGTTTTAATATTGTGGATACACTACTTTTTCTAGTCTCTCTCTGAAAGGGAtgggttttctctctctctaactgcctTATCCCATCTTTAATTGTAACGCTCCAAACAGAATTGTGTACTCCAGGGAAGATGAGGTAGTCAAAGAGCCCCCCAATGTATAGTTATTTCATTCAGTATCATTCTGGTGAACCAGTATCACATCCCTTCCCTGAGAAGCAATGTCTCAGCACTAAACATTGCTCTAATAATTATCTAACTGGAGTTGTTAACACAATCTGACTCATTTATATTGTTGCTTTTCTACAATTGTCTTAAAAGTACATTTTGTTTCATGGATAATTTATAAGCATAATTTATGGTGTCAAAATATAAGGatcttttattttaatacaagGGTCCAAGGTTCTTCATATTTGATTTTCGGTCATcctggtgaaaaaaaaatcagcattgaGTGAGTAACACTGAGTAATTTATTTAATACCAAGTGGAAATGTCCAGTAGAAGTCATTGCGTAGTGTGCAGGATtggtttaaactttctttcaacTGTTTTGCTGGATCTTAATAATTCTAAGTCCTCATGAATTTCCTGATGTTGTCATTATTGAAGGTTCTAGAAAACAGGACAAAAGACTCTAAGATGGAAATGGAGGTCTTGGAAAACCTGCAGGAGCTGAAGGAGTTGAACCAGCGTCAGGCCAACGTGGACTTCGAGAGCATGTTACAGGAGTATCAAAAGTATGAAGAGGATCTGAAACGACAACAGGATGACGACGATGAGCGAGAGATGAAGTAGGTCAGCTCTCAAAACAGGAATTGATAATTTCTCTGTATTTGATGGCTTATGAGCATTAAACCTCAAAGAAAGTAATTAATTTATCTAGAGTAATGATTTtcaaactccacccccccccccctcaccaaactcgcattccaccttaaacaatccctatggtATAAGTGTCAGGAATTACTtaactaattgactcgttatgtgcacggtttcagaactccaaatgaaatgagccattgacaatttttctcaagcaaaatatttcagaaacaattaggtctagagcagtgtttctcaaccttcccttcccactcacatcccaccttaagcaatccctgattaattacagagcacttgtggcatagggattgcttaaggtggaatctgagtttagggggagcagtttgaaaaccacaagtTTAGAGAATTGAGCTGCCATTATATTATATGGAAATATATGGAGGAGCCAGTCTGCAGACCAAACTATAGAGATGTGAAAATACGGAGCAGTGACAACGGTAGATTAATTATGGAAAGTCAGCATGAATCATGTCCAGCAAACTTGATATTTTTTGATGAACAAACAGATGTTTAAAAATAGATTCCCAAATGGTGTGTGATAAAGCCTCACAGCATCAGACTGTCACCAGGAGAGACGATCCTTGAATAAAGGGGAAAGTAGTAgcatgaatataaaattgaatAACAAGAAACCTTTCGCAATTTTCATGCACGAGGGAAGTGGACAATGAAATTCCCTGGGGGTTGATACCAGCACTCctactttttatatatatatttatcacTAGGACTTTGATGTATACAGTATACTTTCCAAATTTACATTGTTTGCAAGTGTTACTTGGAAACGTACTGTATTGTTGAAGAAAGAAATGGGTTTTAAGCACATACGGTCAGATTGATGGAATGGTTGTGtatgtggggggcgggggggttacAATTTTGCTTGGATAAAATTGTTATATTTTAATGGAAGAATCAGGCAAGGCAAATTTTAAAAGTGGTGCAAAAATAGAGATCCAAAAGTAAATAAGTGTAAGTAGTAGGGTATTGTTGAGAAAAGTAGTTAAAAAGGGATATGGGTGCTTGGGCTTGAAACCTGTAGACATAGAGTACAAGAGTAAGTAAGTTTCAATGAATCTTTGTAATGTAGTAGACTGGCCCCAGCTGGGAGTCTTCTGTCCAATTCAGGAAAATGTAAAGGGTTTATGGGGAGTTTGCATATGACAGtggtcctcaatttttttttccactcagctccatggttaataagggattacttcaggtggtaggtgagtggaaaaca
This genomic window from Narcine bancroftii isolate sNarBan1 chromosome 3, sNarBan1.hap1, whole genome shotgun sequence contains:
- the yju2 gene encoding splicing factor YJU2 isoform X2, whose translation is MSERKVLNKYYPPDFDPSKIPKLKLPKDRQYVVRLMAPFNMRCKTCGEYIYKGKKFNARKETVQNEVYLGLPIFRFYIKCTRCLAEITFKTDPEKTDYVVEHGATRNFQAEKLLEEQEKQIQKEREEEELNNPMKVLENRTKDSKMEMEVLENLQELKELNQRQANVDFESMLQEYQKYEEDLKRQQDDDDEREMKSMLESAQTKRILEDSDSDEDLHKPHCKHKPRMPGKPTDILNENPDHQDKKLKQESWERSVGKLSGKINFSGLVVKKKQCLKADSTKVGKGMNIPNVCPKSFEQQNSVTLPSSEALPVQGVQATSNSSLSLLGAYSDSDSEGSHNN
- the yju2 gene encoding splicing factor YJU2 isoform X3 → MAPFNMRCKTCGEYIYKGKKFNARKETVQNEVYLGLPIFRFYIKCTRCLAEITFKTDPEKTDYVVEHGATRNFQAEKLLEEQEKQIQKEREEEELNNPMKVLENRTKDSKMEMEVLENLQELKELNQRQANVDFESMLQEYQKYEEDLKRQQDDDDEREMKSMLESAQTKRILEDSDSDEDLHKPHCKHKPRMPGKPTDILNENPDHQDKKLKQESWERSVGKLSGKINFSGLVVKKKQCLKADSTKVGKGMNIPNVCPKSFEQQNSVTLPSSEALPVQGVQATSNSSLSLLGAYSDSDSEGSHNN